Genomic segment of Arvicola amphibius chromosome 7, mArvAmp1.2, whole genome shotgun sequence:
agaataaaaatcctcttgcttttgcatcaattgtggttgtgtgagtggtgtctggagcaactcctccctgatgtttggactttGAGTCCAACAATTCAATTAAACAGGGCATGTTCCAGtctcagcaagcagcagaacttggaagCATTGGCCATGTGGTTCTAGCTTTAGCAttaaggataaaagaaaggagtTGTGATCCTGTGGTTCTGGACAGCTGGgtctgaagaatcagctgtgattaacaagacaCCAGAACTACTAAAGCAAAATTTTGCTTTGGTGGGATACTTGATGGTGGTCAGATGGAGCTAAGTAATTAGTAATTATTGAGAAGAGACTAGCATCACTAAGGTGAAATCATCTAGGAAGTATTTCCTGAGAATACAGAGTAGTTGTGTTCCAGAGGCAGCCAAGATTTaatgcccctcccccaggcaATGTTGACTACAACAGACAGCAGGAACAAGCATGCAAAACTTCAacagagagcagctgaggcttggaaCAGTGAGAGGCTACAAAATTCCATTGGTGAAGATGCAGTCATAGTGGCAGTGCAAGTCCTAGAACTGATAGGCTCATGCAAAGAAACTGAAGCTTAGTACCATGAAGAGAGTCTGATGAGAGGCTGTTGAAGAAAGTGAAGACAAGTTGCAACAGAAGATCCCATTGTTTTGGACAAGCCAGTACCATAAGATGACCACCAAAACAGCAATAGTAGCTGAGTCAAACTAGCAGTTACCCAGATGAGCTGTGTGTatttcagagggcagagctatAGAAGTGACTCAAACCATCTGGATGATTCCAGAAGATCATGAGTGGATCCCCAATATTCACCATTTGGAATGTTGTAGATAACGAAGATGTTAGAAATGCCGGAGTGACAGAATATCTGCTGAGGAGAGCTGTTAACAAGGAGTGGAAACCAGGCAAAGAGAAAGAGCTGTGTTGCAATTTGCACAGGTGAATGGAATTGGAGATGTGAAGAGCATTTGTTATCAGGcatgaagatgcagagtttgaagtttgTCCAGCTGTTCCCCTGTCCTTTTTGGTTCTACATATCCTTGCTTGGTTCCCTTTCCTGAATTTTGGAATGGTTATGTATcctctgtgcctttatttattgtAAGTGTGTGAGCTgcttttttactttgattttcacaggtgattacagttaagaaatCGTCATGTGTCTCAGAAAAGATTTGGACTTCCAACTTTGAATCATTGTTGAGAGTGTGAAGTTTATGGGGATCTTTGAAGTTTGACAAAATgtgttttgcattatgatattgctaCAAGTTTATGGGCTCCAAGGGGTatgatgtggtagtttgaatgtaattgacccccataattCCATAACCCCCAAATCTCAAAGGTAGAGGCACAGTTAGGtagtgtggctttgctggagtaggtaagGCAGTATGGTCTTTTTAGAGGAAGGATGTCACTGTGGTGGCAGGATTTGAGGATTCAAATACTGATGATCTTGCCCAATGTGTCAGTTGATTTTCAGTTGTCTGcaaggtatagtagtctgagttTCAGGaccacctctgcctgcatgccaccttaCTCCCGCAAAGATGTAATGAACCTTTGAATTGTAAGCCAGAAAACACATAAATGCTTCCTTTGTtaaagttgtcatggtcatgatgtctcttcacagcaatagcaaacaCAAGCTGAGACAATGACTTAAAAACCCAGCCCCAGGTTCACCATATCTCCTTGTTGAATTGTTGACAGGAAGACCCCACAGGACCACAAAGCCATACAGACTCTTGCCATTCCTGCATGCTGCCCAGGACAACTAGATTCTGTTGTTGAAGTCACCACACACCTTGATTGTATAAATAAACCTGAACCATTGGCAGTTTCCTCCCTGATGTCCAGCTTTTATACTGCCATTGTGTGCTATGCAGATTGCCTTTGAGAAAGGGCTTCAAATCATGTGTCCTGTGACCTATGATAACAACATACCGGGAAATATGTGGCTACTTGTAATATTGTGATAGCACTGATATGGAGGTAGCACATTACTCTCTGATTGGATTGGAGGCACATTTCACAGGAAGTAAGTcaatgcctggtactgtaaactgGCTCAAATCCCATGGCTAGGAAAATCATACCCCTAGAGATATATGTGAATAATTCTGTTGTTTAGCTAAAGTGACATGAAGTTCAGTTACTTTGCAAATATGCATATTAATAACCAGGATAAAAGACATAGGATAGGACAATGGAGATAAGAATATGTGAGAAAGGGAATATGATTAGCAGGCGATGTGAAAACCATGGAGATATTAGAGGTAAAGAAGATCAAAGTACGTGATGTGCATGTATTAAAATATCAGAATACAGTCTCCTATCTTGTACAATACAAATTACACttttaggaaagaaaggaaaatgtcagtAAATATATGTTATTAAAGAAAGCTTTATTATttgatcattattttttaattgaatttagtTCATTAGCTTGTTATTTTCAACCAGGACACAATTGGAGCTTATTCCCCCAGGGTTGTCTCCTCTGGGCTTCATCACAAATGAATAAGCACATAAAAACTGTTTAACTTATCAATATCCACAGAAAACTCAAACCTTCATTTGCTGTTCTTTGGGTAAGACGAAATTTCATTCCACTTGAGGAATTATTGAGTCTAGAACCTGACATTTCAAATATAACTATGTCATTCTACACTAAGTGATTTCACtatgaaaaaacaaacattagATAAGTGGAGCTTGTACTCATTTCATGttcttttaagaataattttctaACAGGTCTGTCTATGAATTAAAATCAAGCTTCGTGGACCAATGGGAATAATGAGAAAATactgaaattaaattttataccCAAAATGAGTGTTTGTCTTAGAGTTTTCACTACCAGTATCCTGATACATAAATtacactaaagaaaaaaagaaacattgatcTCTTAATAGAGAATATAAAAATACTGATGTTTTAATACTGAAAGTCTTCATTTTATATGATTgagaaaacaatgaaattttgaaattgcATCTTCTTTTGCAATCCAGTAAACAACTGAACTAATTACTTTCTATAATTTAGGATTTCTAGATTTAGTTGTTTGAAAATACTCAAACACATGGGTTTTACGTGAGTTTCGTGGGGTTGGGAATCAAGTTTTACAATGAAGTAGCATGACAGGAGGAATGTTTTCATCACAAATGTGAGAGCACATACGCGGTGATGACGACTCGAGAGGGAGTCATGGTTCCGGGAATGACAAATATAAAACAGCATGAGGTAAGTCAAGAGATGTGCACAGAAGCTTGGTTTTCCACTAGCTGCTCAATGAAGGCAAATTGTAATCCTTGCCCCTTTTCAAGAGTGTCATTCAAGTACTGTGCTTTGGATATATAAATTTCTGTATTGCGTAAAAATATGTACAAGTCACATTTACATTAATTTAGGAGATGGACATATACTGTTCAGCAAACTAATATAAAGACTCTTAGTTAGTTTGGCTATTTACTTGAAATGTGTTTTAGTTCTATCTTCTGCAAACTGTACCTTTTCATTGTGCATCTAGGACAAAAGCATAACTCATGAGAAATAAAGTTCCAATTTCTCAtttactacaaaaataaaatgtatgttatTTTTGAAAGATTATTAATGATCTGCATATACTTTAAAGAATATGGAGGAGTGGACAGGGTACACATAGAAGTAACTAAAGCTATTGGAAATTGAAGTAGGCTAATTGCAATGAGATCAATGCCATATTGGAATATAAAGTGAGATGGAATCTTACCTCTACCCTACAAAACCATAATTCTTACATATAATTTgataacaattaaaaatgttcaaaaatatttcatGGTATATAATTCATGTATAACACATTGGAGACtcattatataaacaaatgtattctataatttgtgtttttaaaaatttgctttcaccttcctggacttagggggagctgggagaaccttggacttaacatagtgaagggaacccagattgctctttgtcttggagaggggtggagtgggggtatgagtggaagggaggggagggaaaggggaggaggaggagaggagttggaaatttttaataaaaaaaatgagaaaaaaatttgctTTTGAAATACTTTTCTCATATAACATTCTACCATATTATTAATGAGTATTAATACTCATTGGCCACTTTTATACCAAATTTATCAAATTATTCTATAGGATTTCTTACATAGAAATTTGATTCTAGTACAATACACTCCATGTATAACAACTCAAAAGGGTGTATGTCATAGGTGATTTTTGTACCTAcagcaatttttcttttattacagtTTAAGATAAAGCTACTAATAGAATAATCTGTAGGTTATGTAGTTGACATGTGGTTTAGGAAGgattatatctatattatatgaACATCTACATATATTATGTACAATGTATTCTAATCATATATGTAGTGTGCATATATTACACAGATTGTGTATATTCAGAGtccatatgtatgtattcagAGAGAGAggtacaattaaaattaaaaaggccACGAGTTTAAATGAAGACACAGGAGGAAGATACCGGTACATTGAcagctgagaagaaaaaaaggggaacagaaaatgatgtaattataatatcaaaaatagcatatttaaaaaagcaaaaccataaGTTAGAACATAGTAAAACAGGCAGCCTATATGGGTGTGAGATAGGAAGTCTGCATATGTATTGACTATGAGGATTGGTATTCTCATAGGATTCCTAAATGTGGATGGAGGTTTGTCTCTGACACTTTTGATTGTTTTTGGAACACTTTTGCTCCTACTGGGTTTCCTCttccagtcttgatatgagtGTTTGttcctagtcttattgtaacatTTTATGTCATTGTTAGTTGATATTGTAGGTGGCCTGCTTTTTCTTGAGGAAatcagaggaggagtggatctgatGGTGAATCGAgatggggagggactgggaggagtggagagatgggaaactgaggtctggatttaatatatgagaaaataatatttttaaagataaataaaatcaaaaataagacaCTGGTTAAATATGCACTGCTGTGGGAAATGTTCTTGTATCCTataaagacttgtcacttgtattggtttaggaaaatgctgattgtccagtagccaggtagaaagtataggcagggtaactagactaggagaattctgtgaaCAGGAAAGGCTCCATCTGTGCTCACTAGCCAGATGTAGAGAAAGTAAGATGAGAATACACCACTGAGGAAAAATACTAAGCAACATGGGtaagcatagataagaactatggattactttaagttgtaagagctagttaataataaccctgacctaataggccaatcagtttataagtaatataaacCTCAATGTGTCTTGTTGTGACTGACTGGCTGTGGTACCAGGCAGGATAGGAACATCATCTACAATACAACCCTCCATGTCATTTTggtatattaaaatttaaatcaccACCATGTTCTTATCCTCTTCTGTAGTTCTTAAATTAACATGttatgtgtgcctatgtatgtTCCCATGCATCTTTCAGTCTGAAAGTGTTTCTGCATAAAGGCACATGTAAAGCTCACCTTGTGTATAGCAAAACTACTCTAGACTCTATACAGTGACATGAATTAAGATGTGCTGATTGCTTTCAATTCTTTCTATGAGATTTCAACATGAAGAACATCACGGAAGTCACTGAATTTATACTGAAGGGCTTCACAAACAATGCTGACCTGGAGAtcctttgcttcttcctctttctagCAATTTACCTGTTCACACTCATGGGGAATTTAGGACTGATTGCCCTTGTTATTGGAGATTCCCGCCTACACAACCCCATGTACTATTTTCTGAGTGTGTTGTCCTCAGTAGATGCCTGCTACTCCTCTGTTATCACTCCACAGATGGTAGTTGACTTTATGTCAGAGAAGAAAGTTATTTCATTTCTTGGCTGTGCTGCACAAATGTTTCTGGCAGTTACTTTTGGTACGACAGAATGCTTTCTTTTGGCAGCAATGGCTTATGACCGCTACGTGGCCATCCACAACCCACTTTTGTATGTAGTGATCATGTCACCCAGAGTCTATGTGCCCCTCATCATTGCCTCCTATGCTGGTGGAATTTTCCATGCTGTTATTCACACTGTTGCCACTTTCAGATTGTATTTTTGTGGATCCAATGAAATCAGTCATGTTTTCTGTGACATTCCTCCTCTCCTGGCGATTTCTTGCTCTGATACCCAAATCAACCAGCTTCTCCTCTTCTACTGTGCTGGGTCTATTGAGGTTGTTACTATCCTCATTGTCCTGATTTCCTATGGTTTCATTCTGTTTGCTATTCTGAGGACTCGCTCTACAGAAGGTAAAAGAAAAGTCTTCTCTACGTGTGGCTCTCATCTAACTGGAGTGTCCATTTTTCATGGTACTGTTCTTTTCATGTATGTGAGACCGAGTTCCACATATGCCTTGGAGCATGACATGATAGTCTCAATATTTTACAGCATTGTAATTCCCATGCTAAATCCTCTCATTTACAGTTTGAGGAACAAAGATGTAAAAGAGGCAATGAAAAAAGTGTTTAGTAAAAGACAAATTTGTGGATAAACAGTATTTCCAATAAACATTATAAGTAAGTATGaagatttacatttaaaatgttcttttattcattaatatatTCCAATCCTCAGAAAacatggaattaaaggcattggTTAATGTATCTCTGG
This window contains:
- the LOC119819402 gene encoding olfactory receptor 1086 codes for the protein MKNITEVTEFILKGFTNNADLEILCFFLFLAIYLFTLMGNLGLIALVIGDSRLHNPMYYFLSVLSSVDACYSSVITPQMVVDFMSEKKVISFLGCAAQMFLAVTFGTTECFLLAAMAYDRYVAIHNPLLYVVIMSPRVYVPLIIASYAGGIFHAVIHTVATFRLYFCGSNEISHVFCDIPPLLAISCSDTQINQLLLFYCAGSIEVVTILIVLISYGFILFAILRTRSTEGKRKVFSTCGSHLTGVSIFHGTVLFMYVRPSSTYALEHDMIVSIFYSIVIPMLNPLIYSLRNKDVKEAMKKVFSKRQICG